A single window of Sparus aurata chromosome 22, fSpaAur1.1, whole genome shotgun sequence DNA harbors:
- the spats1 gene encoding spermatogenesis-associated serine-rich protein 1 isoform X1: protein MAGSEQYLPCLDANIKRKEQDDWMMNPSLNQPAPHTVQAEGTCTQRDLPPKTTEVFKSQREQTVLPHHAVIGARPFCSPEYSPDFHKLGSTVPYSSYRPTNIRADTFTPLQSSAKTHVPYSEKKRLLDKQEEIQEVKQLEEWKPAVGIVTALLEELENRAS from the exons ATGGCAG GTTCAGAACAATATCTACCCTGTTTAGATGCTAACATCAAGCGGAAGGAACAAGATGATTGGATGATGAACCCGAGCCTCAACCAGCCCGCCCCTCACACAGTGCAAGCGGAGGGAACCTGCACTCAGCGGGACCTGCCACCCAAAACCACTGAAGTCTTCAAAAGTCAGAGAGAACAAA CTGTGCTCCCCCACCACGCTGTTATTGGAGCCAGACCCTTCTGCTCCCCTGAGTACAGCCCCGACTTCCACAAGTTAGGCTCAACAGTACCTTACAGCTCATACAG ACCTACAAATATCAGAGCAGACACCTTCACTCCTCTGCAGTCGTCTGCCAAGACACA TGTGCCATACTCAGAGAAGAAGAGGCTCCTGGACAAACAAGAGGAGATCCAGGAGgtgaagcagctggaggagtGGAAGCCCGCTGTAGGCATCGTCACAGCACTGCTGGAGGAGTTAGAGAACAGAGCCAGCTAA
- the spats1 gene encoding spermatogenesis-associated serine-rich protein 1 isoform X2, producing the protein MMNPSLNQPAPHTVQAEGTCTQRDLPPKTTEVFKSQREQTVLPHHAVIGARPFCSPEYSPDFHKLGSTVPYSSYRPTNIRADTFTPLQSSAKTHVPYSEKKRLLDKQEEIQEVKQLEEWKPAVGIVTALLEELENRAS; encoded by the exons ATGATGAACCCGAGCCTCAACCAGCCCGCCCCTCACACAGTGCAAGCGGAGGGAACCTGCACTCAGCGGGACCTGCCACCCAAAACCACTGAAGTCTTCAAAAGTCAGAGAGAACAAA CTGTGCTCCCCCACCACGCTGTTATTGGAGCCAGACCCTTCTGCTCCCCTGAGTACAGCCCCGACTTCCACAAGTTAGGCTCAACAGTACCTTACAGCTCATACAG ACCTACAAATATCAGAGCAGACACCTTCACTCCTCTGCAGTCGTCTGCCAAGACACA TGTGCCATACTCAGAGAAGAAGAGGCTCCTGGACAAACAAGAGGAGATCCAGGAGgtgaagcagctggaggagtGGAAGCCCGCTGTAGGCATCGTCACAGCACTGCTGGAGGAGTTAGAGAACAGAGCCAGCTAA